A genomic region of Micromonospora sp. NBC_01796 contains the following coding sequences:
- a CDS encoding HAD family hydrolase → MIDAVFFDIGGTILDESREFAMWADWFGVPRHTFSAVFGAAIARGLDWQEPFRVFRPGFDLATELELRAAAGKPETFGEEDLYPDARSCLTSLRDQGLLVGLAGNQPAHAETMLRALDLPVDVIGTSAGWGVAKPSAAFFEHVVRAGGGDASSILYVGDRPDNDVRPAIEAGMHTCLIRRGPWGYILDLPAVAEQSLFRIDSLDELPTLLAKHNTTTP, encoded by the coding sequence GTGATCGACGCGGTCTTTTTCGATATCGGCGGCACAATTCTCGACGAGTCCCGCGAGTTCGCGATGTGGGCGGACTGGTTCGGCGTTCCACGGCACACGTTCTCGGCGGTTTTCGGCGCGGCGATCGCCCGGGGTCTGGACTGGCAGGAACCGTTCCGGGTCTTCCGACCCGGTTTCGATCTCGCGACCGAGCTCGAACTTCGGGCGGCTGCCGGCAAACCGGAGACGTTCGGCGAAGAAGACCTCTACCCGGACGCGCGATCGTGCCTGACCTCCCTGAGGGATCAGGGCCTGCTCGTGGGCCTGGCCGGCAACCAACCAGCTCATGCCGAGACGATGCTCCGTGCCCTCGACCTTCCCGTGGACGTGATCGGCACGTCTGCCGGTTGGGGCGTGGCGAAGCCATCGGCGGCCTTCTTCGAGCACGTCGTCCGCGCCGGCGGTGGCGACGCGTCCTCGATCCTGTACGTCGGCGACCGCCCCGACAACGACGTACGCCCAGCCATCGAGGCCGGTATGCACACGTGCCTGATCCGGCGCGGCCCGTGGGGTTACATCCTCGACCTACCAGCCGTCGCCGAGCAGTCCCTGTTCCGCATCGACTCGCTGGACGAACTCCCGACCCTCCTCGCAAAGCACAACACAACAACCCCCTAA
- a CDS encoding ester cyclase: MGGERTNMELMQTLDDAWNNQDLETFNNRHHEDVVVRWPGKPETHGQHNHEAEAIQFFKAFPDQHLDNRPYKVLFADGDWTCSIAHWTGTMSGPMQGPDGKEISPTGKSFAVDFCTVARWVDGKIAEENLFYDLTTFMKQIGLA; the protein is encoded by the coding sequence ATGGGTGGCGAGCGGACGAACATGGAACTCATGCAGACGTTGGACGACGCCTGGAACAACCAGGATCTCGAAACGTTCAACAACCGCCACCACGAGGACGTGGTGGTGAGATGGCCTGGCAAGCCCGAAACCCATGGGCAGCACAACCACGAGGCCGAGGCGATCCAGTTCTTCAAGGCGTTTCCGGATCAGCACCTGGACAACCGCCCGTACAAGGTCCTGTTCGCCGATGGCGACTGGACCTGCTCGATCGCGCACTGGACCGGGACCATGTCCGGGCCGATGCAGGGCCCGGACGGCAAGGAGATTTCTCCTACCGGTAAGTCCTTCGCCGTCGACTTCTGCACGGTGGCACGGTGGGTGGACGGGAAAATCGCCGAGGAGAACCTGTTCTACGATCTGACGACCTTCATGAAGCAGATCGGGCTCGCCTGA
- a CDS encoding pyridoxamine 5'-phosphate oxidase family protein, which translates to MTVLHADQVMSLPQGDVRLLDSPVAQRLLVSTELARVAYVAADGTPRVFPMLFHWTGTEVVLSTFGGAKVAALRARPAVAVTIDAASTPPEVLLVRGRAEVTDVDGIVPEYALAQLRYAGPEQGAANVAAVDHPGAKMVRIAVRPTWVGVLDFQTRLPGGSSAEDFDRRGQS; encoded by the coding sequence GTGACCGTCCTGCACGCCGACCAGGTGATGAGCCTCCCCCAGGGAGACGTACGTCTGCTGGACAGCCCGGTCGCGCAGCGCCTGCTCGTCTCGACCGAGCTGGCCCGGGTGGCGTACGTGGCCGCCGACGGGACACCCCGGGTCTTCCCGATGCTGTTCCACTGGACCGGAACCGAGGTGGTGCTGTCCACCTTCGGCGGAGCCAAGGTCGCCGCCCTGCGGGCCAGGCCGGCGGTGGCCGTCACCATCGACGCCGCCTCCACCCCGCCGGAGGTGCTGCTGGTCCGGGGCCGGGCGGAGGTCACCGACGTCGACGGGATAGTGCCGGAGTACGCACTCGCCCAGCTCCGTTACGCCGGGCCCGAGCAGGGGGCCGCCAACGTCGCCGCGGTCGACCATCCCGGTGCAAAAATGGTCCGCATCGCGGTCCGCCCGACCTGGGTCGGAGTGCTCGACTTCCAGACCCGCCTGCCGGGCGGATCGAGCGCCGAGGATTTCGATCGGCGCGGACAGTCCTGA
- a CDS encoding SRPBCC family protein, giving the protein MTETTSHSGQPTREFTITRVFDAPRALVFQAWTDPQHVARWFGPRGLTTPLSTIDMDVRPGGQWRLRMIGDEDGAEYPVVFACREVVAPERLVLAVPVPDDARAETEEALVTVTFADLGDKTEMTFHLAGIAAGPESAGLEEGWSSSFERMAEHLTGTSADSTAPNR; this is encoded by the coding sequence ATGACTGAGACCACGAGCCACAGCGGTCAACCGACCCGGGAGTTCACGATCACCCGGGTCTTCGACGCACCACGAGCCCTGGTCTTCCAGGCGTGGACCGACCCGCAACACGTCGCCCGGTGGTTCGGGCCACGCGGGCTCACCACACCCCTGTCCACGATCGACATGGACGTCCGACCGGGTGGGCAGTGGCGCCTGCGCATGATCGGCGACGAGGACGGCGCCGAATACCCGGTGGTTTTCGCCTGCCGGGAGGTGGTCGCCCCCGAGCGGCTGGTGCTCGCCGTACCCGTTCCGGACGACGCGCGGGCCGAAACCGAAGAGGCGCTGGTGACCGTCACCTTCGCCGATCTCGGCGACAAGACGGAGATGACGTTCCACCTCGCCGGGATCGCCGCCGGTCCGGAGAGCGCGGGGCTGGAGGAGGGGTGGTCCAGCTCCTTCGAGCGGATGGCCGAACACCTGACCGGCACCAGCGCCGATTCGACGGCACCGAACCGGTGA
- a CDS encoding ArsR/SmtB family transcription factor, with amino-acid sequence MDTSQQLSATFAALADPTRRAILARLARGEATVNELAEPLPLTLQAVSKHLKVLEQAGLVTRGRSAQWRPCRLRPEPLREVTDWLADYRQFWEGSFDRLSDHLREIQKDGTDD; translated from the coding sequence ATGGACACCAGTCAGCAGCTCAGCGCCACCTTCGCGGCCCTGGCCGATCCGACCCGCCGTGCGATCCTCGCCCGGCTGGCCAGGGGCGAGGCCACCGTCAACGAGTTGGCCGAGCCGTTGCCGCTCACCCTCCAGGCGGTCTCAAAGCACCTCAAGGTGCTCGAACAGGCCGGACTCGTCACCCGTGGCCGCAGCGCCCAGTGGCGTCCGTGCCGGCTGCGCCCCGAGCCCCTGCGCGAGGTCACCGACTGGTTGGCGGACTACCGGCAGTTCTGGGAGGGCAGTTTCGACCGCCTCTCCGACCATCTGCGAGAGATACAGAAGGACGGTACGGATGACTGA
- a CDS encoding nuclear transport factor 2 family protein codes for MRDQQSHLPGLVSDADHLSLSRLVGESGWRVDAGQASTLHELFTENGVLDIGQPAQGRDAIRAWGEELERNNPFPGIRHLASNMRFVATGVDADGRDTAEGVTVLTVYLNDADGRPISTPWNIGEDHDRFVRTEAGWRFTHRTWVQLFSRDAA; via the coding sequence ATGAGGGACCAACAATCCCACCTGCCCGGCCTCGTCAGCGACGCCGACCATCTGAGCCTGTCCCGCCTCGTCGGCGAAAGCGGCTGGCGGGTTGACGCCGGTCAGGCCAGCACCCTGCACGAACTCTTCACCGAGAACGGCGTACTCGACATCGGCCAGCCTGCCCAGGGTCGCGACGCGATCCGCGCCTGGGGCGAGGAACTCGAACGGAACAACCCCTTCCCGGGCATCCGACACCTCGCGTCCAACATGCGCTTCGTCGCCACCGGGGTCGACGCCGACGGCCGCGACACCGCCGAGGGGGTGACCGTGCTGACCGTGTATCTCAACGACGCCGACGGCCGACCGATCAGCACCCCCTGGAACATCGGCGAGGACCACGACCGATTCGTCCGCACCGAGGCCGGCTGGCGCTTCACCCACCGCACCTGGGTCCAACTGTTCAGCCGCGACGCGGCGTAG
- a CDS encoding SDR family NAD(P)-dependent oxidoreductase yields the protein MTESLNGTVALVTGASSGIGAATAQTLAAGGAAVALLGRRGERLRALADEIKANGGAALVLEADITDPEQAKAAVEQLVADLGRLDTVVNNAGASFVGPIEDAPPQEWDRMIAVNVEGVLHVTRAALPHLVNAAQDSPRRVADLVTISSTAGRFARPGQAVYALTKSAVNAFSEAIRQELQPKRVRVGVVAPGTVDTELATHLRDGIREAVMQQIASIEPLRPQDVADAVAYMVTRERRVAVNEMLVRAAAQTW from the coding sequence ATGACCGAGTCGTTGAACGGCACTGTGGCCCTGGTAACCGGGGCGAGCAGTGGGATCGGCGCCGCGACGGCGCAAACCCTGGCGGCGGGCGGCGCCGCTGTCGCGCTGCTGGGACGCCGGGGTGAACGCCTGCGTGCTCTCGCGGACGAGATCAAGGCGAACGGTGGTGCCGCACTGGTACTGGAAGCGGACATCACGGACCCGGAGCAGGCAAAGGCGGCAGTCGAGCAGCTTGTCGCAGATCTCGGTCGTCTGGATACCGTTGTCAACAACGCCGGGGCGAGCTTCGTCGGCCCGATCGAGGACGCGCCGCCGCAGGAGTGGGACCGGATGATCGCGGTCAACGTCGAGGGCGTGCTGCATGTGACCCGGGCAGCGCTGCCGCACCTGGTCAACGCCGCGCAGGACTCACCGCGGCGGGTCGCGGATCTGGTCACCATCAGCTCCACCGCTGGTCGCTTCGCCCGGCCGGGGCAGGCGGTCTACGCCCTGACCAAGTCCGCGGTGAACGCGTTCTCCGAGGCAATACGACAGGAACTGCAACCGAAGCGGGTGCGGGTTGGTGTGGTGGCGCCGGGAACGGTCGACACCGAGCTGGCCACGCACCTGCGCGATGGCATACGGGAGGCTGTCATGCAGCAAATCGCAAGCATCGAGCCGCTACGCCCACAGGACGTAGCCGACGCCGTGGCCTACATGGTCACCAGGGAGCGACGCGTCGCGGTCAACGAGATGCTCGTCCGAGCAGCGGCACAGACGTGGTGA
- a CDS encoding TetR/AcrR family transcriptional regulator — MTGTTGSHLRADAKINHDRVLDAARRAFARDGADASLREIAKDAGVGIGTLYRRFPTREDLVWVVYRSEVDRLCGTVTDLLVQHPPAIALYTWMQSFLDFLATKRAMADVLKVALARDEDQRLEVRERVTTALATLLAAGAAQGSIRADIAAFDVVMALGGISLIAGEADQRAQATRQLDLLMAALRPVPSGPPAGRR, encoded by the coding sequence GTGACCGGAACAACAGGTAGCCACCTACGTGCAGACGCGAAGATCAACCATGATCGCGTCCTGGACGCCGCCCGGCGCGCGTTCGCTCGCGACGGCGCCGACGCCTCGCTAAGGGAGATCGCCAAGGACGCGGGCGTGGGTATCGGCACGCTCTACCGGCGCTTCCCCACCCGCGAGGATCTGGTCTGGGTTGTGTACCGCAGCGAGGTCGACCGGCTGTGCGGCACCGTTACCGACCTGTTGGTCCAACATCCGCCGGCCATCGCGCTGTACACCTGGATGCAATCCTTCCTCGATTTCCTCGCCACCAAGCGAGCCATGGCCGACGTACTCAAAGTCGCACTCGCCCGTGACGAAGACCAGCGGCTGGAGGTACGGGAAAGAGTCACCACCGCGCTCGCAACGCTGCTCGCTGCTGGCGCCGCGCAAGGATCCATCCGGGCGGACATCGCTGCGTTCGACGTGGTGATGGCGCTCGGCGGTATATCACTGATCGCCGGCGAGGCGGACCAGCGGGCGCAGGCCACCCGTCAGTTGGACCTCCTGATGGCCGCCCTCCGCCCCGTTCCTTCCGGGCCGCCTGCTGGCCGGCGATGA
- a CDS encoding MFS transporter yields MVVAALVPYLVLSAALDPLMLIIARQIGMSAAQTSLAEGLANAGYALGTVLSVQLAQHLPQRRMLIIYTTILVIGSVLAAAATGPALFIVGHVLQGLCTSLLLIAAVPPLVTGFPPGKLRPTAVVLNLSIFGAVTLGPLIAGIQAEANAWRPLFWVIAAIAVVALVLSLLTFQDVPPADPTATRSPTAVVLATAGCVSAFYGASQFLPHRSLDATALAPLTVGVALIIILLVQQYRARRPLLIVRPLTSTLPVAGIVVAMSAAASSLPAIALTGVVLRDRHSPLDLGLLYLPEFGGAVIAAIVFAKVFTTRAIHYFALAGTLSLIAGIALIAFAVPPTTIRTLIGTGLIGAGVGATVTPALFIAGFSLRNAALQRVFAIVELLRAVAAFMIAPILLYVAATVGKNPAAGVQMTLWVCFGLAAGGTLLAIALYTLGGVRPPSPALQRWFSGEPAWDSPPLLDAIRRDSAKRAPQGAGEGPTERHER; encoded by the coding sequence ATGGTCGTCGCCGCGCTGGTTCCGTACCTGGTGCTCTCGGCCGCGTTGGATCCGCTCATGTTGATCATCGCCCGGCAGATCGGCATGAGCGCGGCGCAGACGAGTCTCGCCGAGGGCCTGGCCAACGCCGGGTACGCGCTGGGCACAGTACTGTCGGTGCAGCTCGCCCAGCATCTGCCCCAGCGCCGGATGCTGATCATCTACACCACGATCCTCGTGATCGGCTCGGTGCTCGCGGCGGCGGCGACCGGGCCGGCGTTGTTCATCGTCGGGCACGTACTTCAGGGCCTGTGCACCAGTCTCTTGTTGATCGCCGCCGTGCCGCCGCTCGTCACGGGATTCCCACCGGGGAAGCTCCGCCCGACGGCGGTGGTCCTCAACCTGTCGATCTTCGGGGCGGTCACGCTCGGCCCGCTGATCGCCGGCATCCAAGCCGAGGCCAACGCCTGGCGGCCGTTGTTCTGGGTGATCGCGGCGATCGCCGTCGTGGCGCTGGTGCTGTCGCTGCTGACCTTCCAGGACGTGCCGCCCGCCGACCCTACGGCCACGCGTTCCCCGACTGCCGTCGTGCTGGCCACCGCCGGCTGTGTGTCCGCGTTCTACGGAGCCTCACAGTTCCTGCCTCACCGAAGTCTCGACGCCACCGCGTTGGCGCCGCTGACTGTGGGGGTGGCGTTGATCATCATCCTGCTGGTGCAGCAGTACCGGGCCCGGCGTCCGCTGTTGATCGTGCGTCCCCTGACGAGCACGCTACCGGTGGCCGGGATAGTGGTGGCCATGTCCGCGGCGGCGTCCTCCCTGCCCGCGATCGCGTTGACGGGCGTCGTGCTCCGGGACCGACACTCGCCGCTGGACCTGGGACTGCTCTATCTCCCCGAGTTCGGTGGGGCGGTGATCGCGGCGATCGTGTTCGCGAAGGTGTTCACCACGCGGGCAATCCATTATTTCGCGTTGGCTGGGACGCTCTCGCTCATCGCGGGCATCGCGCTCATCGCCTTCGCTGTTCCACCCACCACCATCCGTACGCTGATCGGAACGGGACTGATCGGGGCCGGCGTCGGCGCCACGGTCACCCCGGCACTGTTCATTGCCGGCTTCTCACTGCGCAACGCCGCTCTCCAGCGGGTGTTCGCGATCGTCGAGCTGCTGCGGGCGGTGGCCGCGTTCATGATCGCGCCGATCCTGCTGTATGTCGCCGCGACCGTCGGGAAGAACCCTGCGGCAGGAGTCCAGATGACTCTCTGGGTCTGCTTCGGGCTGGCCGCAGGCGGAACGCTGCTCGCGATCGCGCTTTACACGCTGGGTGGCGTACGTCCGCCGTCTCCGGCGCTGCAACGCTGGTTCAGCGGGGAACCGGCCTGGGACTCCCCGCCACTGCTCGACGCGATCCGCCGTGACTCCGCCAAGCGAGCGCCGCAGGGTGCCGGCGAGGGTCCTACGGAGCGACACGAACGGTAG
- a CDS encoding biliverdin-producing heme oxygenase → MSAPLFSSVIRTASQGPHAEVNNAAFMTNLLGGHLGVDAYARYTEQLLFVYRALESAADPLEDDPVAGPFLRPELTRVPELERDLAYLLGEDWRDRVAPLPATRQYAARIVEVASTWPAGYVAHHYTRYMGDLAGGQVIRSIAEKSWDLDRKGDGVRFYVFEGIDNPASFKREYRALLDALPVDEPEKQRVIEECHAAFTLNGAVFAELGALFPLGVREAASPPVSTAV, encoded by the coding sequence GTGTCAGCACCGCTCTTCTCGTCGGTCATCCGTACCGCCAGTCAGGGCCCGCACGCCGAGGTCAACAACGCGGCGTTCATGACCAACCTCCTCGGTGGCCACCTCGGCGTGGACGCCTACGCCCGCTACACGGAGCAACTGCTGTTCGTGTACCGCGCCCTGGAGAGTGCCGCCGACCCGCTGGAGGACGACCCGGTCGCCGGGCCGTTTCTCCGGCCGGAACTGACGCGGGTGCCCGAACTGGAGCGCGACCTGGCGTACCTCCTGGGCGAGGACTGGCGTGACCGGGTCGCGCCACTGCCCGCGACCCGGCAGTACGCCGCCCGCATCGTCGAGGTCGCCTCGACCTGGCCGGCCGGGTACGTGGCACACCACTACACCCGGTACATGGGCGACCTGGCGGGCGGGCAGGTGATCCGGAGCATCGCGGAGAAGAGCTGGGACCTGGACCGCAAGGGCGACGGTGTCCGCTTCTACGTCTTCGAGGGGATCGACAATCCGGCGTCCTTCAAACGCGAGTACCGGGCGCTGCTCGACGCCCTCCCGGTGGACGAACCGGAGAAGCAGCGGGTCATCGAGGAGTGCCACGCCGCGTTCACCCTGAACGGCGCCGTCTTCGCCGAACTCGGCGCCCTCTTCCCGCTCGGCGTACGAGAGGCCGCCTCGCCGCCGGTCAGCACGGCCGTCTGA
- a CDS encoding MarR family winged helix-turn-helix transcriptional regulator, with product MSHETAPLDAEQLGAYFALMEVSSLLQHAVDGHLRADGDLSNVQFQILARLAEAPGGRLRMTDLADGLVYSRSGLTYQAGLLEKRGLVTRSPAAEDERSVVVAVTDVGRALVAQVLPGHIEVVRRLLLDALEQRDLGALGAILGRVRDHMRAAPPRSAKPRAGRGRAD from the coding sequence GTGAGCCATGAGACAGCGCCCCTGGATGCCGAGCAGCTCGGCGCCTACTTCGCCCTCATGGAGGTCAGCAGCCTGTTACAGCACGCCGTCGACGGGCACCTGCGGGCCGACGGCGACCTCAGCAACGTCCAGTTCCAGATCCTGGCCCGCCTCGCCGAGGCGCCCGGAGGCAGACTGCGGATGACCGATCTCGCCGACGGTCTCGTCTACAGCCGCAGCGGCCTGACCTACCAGGCCGGGTTGCTGGAGAAGCGTGGACTGGTCACCCGGTCGCCCGCCGCGGAGGACGAGCGGAGTGTTGTCGTGGCCGTCACCGACGTTGGCCGCGCGCTCGTGGCGCAGGTCCTGCCCGGCCACATCGAAGTCGTCCGGCGGCTGCTGCTCGACGCGCTCGAACAGCGCGACCTGGGTGCCCTCGGCGCTATCCTCGGCCGCGTCCGCGACCACATGCGCGCCGCGCCACCGCGCTCGGCGAAACCCCGAGCGGGCCGCGGTCGCGCCGACTGA
- a CDS encoding NADP-dependent oxidoreductase — MKVVRFHRYGDAGTLRVEEIEQPTPGPGQVIVQVAGTSFNPVDATIRAGHLRQVFPVTLPFTPGIDVAGTVTALGEGVTRFEPGDRVVGLLPMTVDGASAEYVAAPTEVLAAAPTTVPLADAAALPVTGLTAWQALFEHAAVQPGQRILVHGAGGAVGGYAVQLAVQAGATVVATAGPRNTDRVRGYGADVPGRDIDGVTGQFDAVLNFAPVPPEEMAALAGLVRDGGVLVTTATPGPQDDARGVRSSSVFVRADAEQLGTLVDRVDAGKLHIHVADRVGLDELPEVHARNDAGTLTGRTVIIP, encoded by the coding sequence ATGAAGGTCGTCCGTTTCCACCGGTACGGCGATGCCGGCACCCTGCGCGTCGAGGAGATCGAGCAGCCCACCCCCGGTCCCGGGCAGGTGATCGTGCAGGTGGCCGGCACGTCGTTCAACCCGGTCGACGCCACCATCCGCGCCGGCCACCTGCGGCAGGTCTTCCCGGTGACCCTGCCGTTCACCCCGGGGATCGACGTCGCCGGCACCGTGACGGCGCTCGGCGAGGGCGTCACCCGGTTCGAGCCCGGCGACCGTGTTGTCGGGCTGCTGCCGATGACGGTCGACGGCGCCTCGGCCGAGTACGTGGCCGCCCCGACCGAGGTCCTGGCCGCCGCGCCGACCACGGTGCCGCTGGCCGACGCGGCAGCGCTGCCGGTCACCGGGCTCACCGCCTGGCAGGCCCTGTTCGAGCACGCCGCCGTCCAGCCGGGGCAGCGGATCCTGGTCCACGGTGCCGGTGGTGCGGTCGGTGGTTACGCGGTGCAGCTCGCCGTCCAGGCCGGCGCCACCGTCGTGGCAACCGCCGGACCGCGCAACACCGACCGGGTACGCGGCTACGGCGCCGACGTACCCGGTCGCGACATCGACGGCGTCACCGGGCAGTTCGACGCGGTGCTCAACTTCGCCCCGGTCCCACCGGAGGAGATGGCCGCCCTTGCCGGTCTGGTGCGCGACGGCGGCGTACTGGTCACGACCGCCACGCCCGGCCCGCAGGACGATGCGCGCGGAGTACGTTCGAGCAGCGTGTTCGTCCGTGCCGACGCCGAGCAACTCGGGACGCTGGTCGACCGGGTCGACGCCGGCAAGCTGCACATCCACGTCGCCGACCGGGTCGGCCTGGACGAGCTGCCCGAGGTCCACGCCCGCAACGACGCCGGAACGCTGACCGGCCGGACCGTCATCATCCCCTGA
- a CDS encoding DUF2855 family protein, with amino-acid sequence MAASWTFAVARDDLARTTLVEGVTPAPSEGEALLRVDRVGLTANNVTYAVLGETMRYWQFFPPGPRGLGPQWGLPPLWGFAEVIESTVAGVAPGQRVYGYLPPAGHLVVRPQRVDASGFRDASEHRADLPSPYNVYRSVTGDPAYRPDQEDLLILLRPLFFTSFMLADQVVDNGFHGATTVVLSSASSKTAYAAAFELHGRGPRLVGLTSPGNLAFTLSLGCYDAVLPYDEVDSLDVVPTVYLDLSGAPSTRTALRQHLGDRLVRDIAVGLTNQTPNADAAGEVFFAPTQMRKRSLDWGRDGLDRRFTEAWQRFAGLVGGWLDVRVGSGPDDLRRAWLDVLAGRTPPRVGEVVQL; translated from the coding sequence ATGGCTGCCTCCTGGACATTCGCCGTGGCCCGTGACGACCTGGCCCGGACCACCCTGGTCGAGGGGGTGACGCCCGCCCCGTCCGAGGGCGAGGCACTGTTGCGGGTGGACCGGGTCGGGCTCACCGCCAACAACGTCACCTACGCGGTGCTCGGCGAGACGATGCGGTACTGGCAGTTCTTCCCGCCCGGCCCCCGGGGTCTCGGACCGCAGTGGGGACTTCCGCCGCTCTGGGGTTTCGCGGAGGTGATCGAGTCGACGGTCGCCGGGGTCGCACCGGGGCAGCGGGTCTACGGCTACCTTCCGCCCGCGGGTCACCTGGTGGTACGACCACAGCGGGTGGACGCGTCCGGGTTCCGGGACGCGAGCGAACACCGGGCCGACCTGCCCTCGCCGTACAACGTGTACCGGTCCGTCACCGGCGACCCGGCCTACCGGCCCGACCAGGAGGATCTGCTGATCCTGCTCAGGCCGCTGTTCTTCACCTCCTTCATGCTGGCCGACCAGGTCGTGGACAACGGCTTCCACGGCGCGACGACGGTGGTGCTGTCGTCGGCGTCCAGCAAGACCGCGTACGCCGCCGCGTTCGAGCTGCACGGTCGCGGCCCACGCCTGGTGGGGCTCACCTCACCCGGCAACCTCGCGTTCACCCTCTCCCTCGGCTGCTACGACGCCGTGCTTCCGTACGACGAGGTGGACAGCCTGGACGTGGTGCCGACCGTCTATCTCGACCTGTCCGGTGCGCCCTCGACCCGAACCGCCCTGCGGCAGCACCTCGGTGACCGGCTCGTCCGGGACATCGCGGTCGGTCTCACCAACCAGACCCCGAACGCCGACGCCGCCGGAGAGGTCTTCTTCGCACCGACGCAGATGCGCAAGCGCAGCCTGGACTGGGGCCGCGACGGACTCGACCGACGGTTCACCGAGGCCTGGCAGCGGTTCGCCGGGCTGGTCGGCGGGTGGCTCGATGTCCGGGTCGGTTCCGGCCCGGACGACCTGCGGCGGGCGTGGCTCGACGTCCTCGCCGGTCGTACGCCACCACGGGTGGGCGAGGTTGTCCAGTTGTGA
- a CDS encoding molybdenum cofactor biosysynthesis protein, which translates to MPKIVQLLASPVHRYTGRPADGPAPAPPCELVEEIRIREGLGIVGDRYFGKPAHRDASITVMAQESLPPGADLVQLRRNILVCEVPVDDLVGSVLVLDSGDGPVRLRVNRRAHPCAWMDATVAPGTWRALRGKGGVRCTPLDDGILRIGPVRVTIES; encoded by the coding sequence ATGCCCAAGATCGTCCAGTTGCTGGCCTCGCCCGTGCATCGCTATACGGGACGTCCGGCCGACGGTCCGGCACCGGCGCCACCGTGCGAACTGGTCGAGGAGATCCGGATTCGGGAGGGTCTCGGGATCGTCGGCGACCGGTACTTCGGCAAGCCCGCGCACCGCGACGCGAGCATCACCGTGATGGCGCAGGAGTCGTTGCCGCCCGGCGCCGACCTCGTACAACTCAGGCGCAACATCCTCGTCTGCGAGGTGCCCGTCGATGACCTGGTCGGATCCGTACTGGTGTTGGACTCGGGCGACGGTCCGGTGCGGCTGCGGGTGAACCGGCGGGCCCACCCGTGCGCCTGGATGGACGCGACCGTCGCCCCCGGCACGTGGCGGGCGCTGCGGGGAAAGGGCGGCGTCCGCTGCACCCCACTCGACGACGGCATTCTGCGGATCGGCCCGGTCCGGGTCACGATCGAGAGCTAG